Proteins encoded by one window of Engraulis encrasicolus isolate BLACKSEA-1 chromosome 21, IST_EnEncr_1.0, whole genome shotgun sequence:
- the sf1 gene encoding splicing factor 1 isoform X2, with product MVGLNPEFKPPADYKPPATRVSDKVMIPQDEYPEINFVGLLIGPRGNTLKNIEKECCAKIMIRGKGSVKEGKVGRKDGQMLPGEDEPLHALVTANTMDNVKKAVEQIRNILKQGIETPEDQNDLRKMQLRELARLNGTLREDDNRILRPWQSTESRSVTNTTLCTKCGGAGHISSDCKFTSSYAPRPGEPQPSAQDKARMDKEYLSLMAELGEAPVPSGGGGGHSGHNSGPHGGGGRGNQGPPSRPPWMNSGPSENRNFHNMHSGGGHGGGGGGGGHGGGGGGGGHGGGGGGGHHNFPPPMPNMGGPPMPPNPNGMPPPWMQPPPPPMGQGPAPPGHPMGLLPPPMGMMPPPPPPPNGQPPPPPSGPLPPWQQQAPPPPPTSSMGSAPLPWQQNTPTTSSGNLPPWQQPQQSAGSGGQPPPPMGNPSMGVPPPPGVQPPLPPGAPPPPPPPPPGSAGMMYAPPPPPPPMDPSSFVTMMSMPGMPPFGMPPAPPPPPPQN from the exons ATGGTCGGACTCAACCCTGAGTTCAAGCCTCCCGCAGACTACAA GCCTCCAGCCACCAGAGTGAGTGACAAGGTCATGATCCCTCAGGACGAGTATCCAGAGATCAACTTTGTGGGGCTGCTGATTGGACCACG TGGCAACACGTTGAAGAACATTGAGAAGGAGTGCTGTGCGAAGATCATGATCCGAGGCAAGGGCTCGGTGAAGGAGGGCAAGGTGGGCCGCAAGGACGGCCAGATGCTCCCCGGGGAGGACGAGCCGCTGCACGCCCTGGTCACCGCCAACACCATGGACAACGTCAAGAAGGCCGTCGAGCAG atCCGTAACATTCTGAAGCAGGGCATCGAAACACCAGAGGACCAGAACGACCTTCGCAAAATGCAGCTGAGGGAGCTGGCCAGGCTCAACGGCACTCTGAGAGAGGACGacaacag gATCCTGCGGCCGTGGCAGAGCACAGAGTCGCGTAGCGTGACCAACACCACCCTCTGCACCAAGTGTGGCGGCGCTGGACACATCTCCTCCGACTGCAAGTTCACCAG CTCCTATGCCCCTCGTCCAGGCGAGCCGCAGCCGTCTGCGCAGGACAAGGCGCGCATGGATAAGGAGTACCTGTCCCTGATGGCGGAGCTGGGGGAGGCCCCCGTGCCCTCCGGCGGGGGAGGGGGCCACTCGGGACACAACTCTGGCCCCCACGGAGGCGGTGGCCGCGGCAACCAGGGACCCCCG AGCCGTCCGCCGTGGATGAACTCCGGCCCGTCTGAGAACCGCAACTTCCACAACATGCACAGCGGTGGCGGTcacggtggtggaggtggaggaggaggtcatgggggtggaggtggtggaggaggtcacggaggaggaggaggcggtggccACCACAACTTCCCCCCGCCCATGCCCAACATGGGGGGCCCTCCCATGCCCCCCAACCCCAACGGCATGCCCCCGCCCTGGATGCAGCCCCCGCCGCCCCCCATGGGCCAGGGACCCGCGCCCCCCGGACACCCCATGG GTCTGCTGCCCCCTCCGATGGGCATgatgcccccccctcctcctcctccaaacggACAGCCCCCACCGCCCCCCTCTGGCCCCCTGCCGCCATGGCAACAGCAGGcgcccccgccaccccccaccaGCAGCATGGGCAGCGCACCACTGCCATGGCAACAGA acacCCCCACCACGTCCAGTGGCAACCTGCCCCCTTGGCAGCAGCCCCAGCAGTCGGCCGGCTCCGGCGGCCAGCCCCCTCCCCCGATGGGCAACCCCTCCATGGGTGTGCCCCCTCCTCCGGGCGTCCAGCCTCCCTTGCCCCCCGGCGCTCCTCCCCCACCACCGCCGCCCCCGCCAGGCTCCGCAGGGATGATGTACgcccccccgccaccccctccGCCCATGGACCCCTCCAGCTTCGTCACCATGATGAGCATGCCAGGGATGCCCCCCTTCGGGATGCCCCCCgcgccccctcccccgcccccacAGAATTAA
- the sf1 gene encoding splicing factor 1 isoform X1: MATGANATPLGKLHPSIGAKRGFDAGPGAGLMAPPGPPVPFIPPQNFPQPQIPNVSFPQGLPFPTPAIPTFSAAAQQPVGMKPPLGVDFGQKKQRKKSRWSSETPDQKTVIPGMPTVIPPGLTRDQERAYIVQLQIEDLTRKLRTGDLGIPVNPEDRSPSPEPIYNSEGKRLNTREYRTRKKIEEERHSLITEMVGLNPEFKPPADYKPPATRVSDKVMIPQDEYPEINFVGLLIGPRGNTLKNIEKECCAKIMIRGKGSVKEGKVGRKDGQMLPGEDEPLHALVTANTMDNVKKAVEQIRNILKQGIETPEDQNDLRKMQLRELARLNGTLREDDNRILRPWQSTESRSVTNTTLCTKCGGAGHISSDCKFTSSYAPRPGEPQPSAQDKARMDKEYLSLMAELGEAPVPSGGGGGHSGHNSGPHGGGGRGNQGPPSRPPWMNSGPSENRNFHNMHSGGGHGGGGGGGGHGGGGGGGGHGGGGGGGHHNFPPPMPNMGGPPMPPNPNGMPPPWMQPPPPPMGQGPAPPGHPMGLLPPPMGMMPPPPPPPNGQPPPPPSGPLPPWQQQAPPPPPTSSMGSAPLPWQQNTPTTSSGNLPPWQQPQQSAGSGGQPPPPMGNPSMGVPPPPGVQPPLPPGAPPPPPPPPPGSAGMMYAPPPPPPPMDPSSFVTMMSMPGMPPFGMPPAPPPPPPQN, translated from the exons ATGGCTACGGGAGCAAATGCAACTCCTCTGGGGAAGTTGCACCCAAGCATTGGCGCTAAACGGGGTTTTGACGCCGGTCCGGGTGCAGGGCTAATGGCCCCACCGGGTCCTCCGGTGCCATTTATTCCTCCACAAAATTTTCCTCAACCGCAGATCCCGAATGTGTCCTTTCCTCAAGGCCTTCCCTTCCCGACACCGGCAATCCCAACCTTTTCAGCCGCAGCTCAGCAGCCTGTAGGGATGAAACCGCCTCTTGGAG TGGATTTCGGTCAGaagaagcagaggaagaagagtcGTTGGAGTAGCGAGACTCCAGACCAGAAGACGGTCATCCCCGGGATGCCAACCGTCATCCCACCGGGGCTGACTCGAGACCAGGAGAGAGCCTATATAG TCCAACTGCAGATTGAAGACCTGACTCGTAAACTTCGTACTGGAGACCTGGGCATTCCTGTTAACCCTGAGGACAG GTCCCCATCACCAGAGCCCATTTACAACAGCGAGGGCAAGAGGCTGAACACACGCGAGTACCGCACCCGAAAGAAGATCGAGGAAGAGCGCCATTCGCTCATCACCGAGATGGTCGGACTCAACCCTGAGTTCAAGCCTCCCGCAGACTACAA GCCTCCAGCCACCAGAGTGAGTGACAAGGTCATGATCCCTCAGGACGAGTATCCAGAGATCAACTTTGTGGGGCTGCTGATTGGACCACG TGGCAACACGTTGAAGAACATTGAGAAGGAGTGCTGTGCGAAGATCATGATCCGAGGCAAGGGCTCGGTGAAGGAGGGCAAGGTGGGCCGCAAGGACGGCCAGATGCTCCCCGGGGAGGACGAGCCGCTGCACGCCCTGGTCACCGCCAACACCATGGACAACGTCAAGAAGGCCGTCGAGCAG atCCGTAACATTCTGAAGCAGGGCATCGAAACACCAGAGGACCAGAACGACCTTCGCAAAATGCAGCTGAGGGAGCTGGCCAGGCTCAACGGCACTCTGAGAGAGGACGacaacag gATCCTGCGGCCGTGGCAGAGCACAGAGTCGCGTAGCGTGACCAACACCACCCTCTGCACCAAGTGTGGCGGCGCTGGACACATCTCCTCCGACTGCAAGTTCACCAG CTCCTATGCCCCTCGTCCAGGCGAGCCGCAGCCGTCTGCGCAGGACAAGGCGCGCATGGATAAGGAGTACCTGTCCCTGATGGCGGAGCTGGGGGAGGCCCCCGTGCCCTCCGGCGGGGGAGGGGGCCACTCGGGACACAACTCTGGCCCCCACGGAGGCGGTGGCCGCGGCAACCAGGGACCCCCG AGCCGTCCGCCGTGGATGAACTCCGGCCCGTCTGAGAACCGCAACTTCCACAACATGCACAGCGGTGGCGGTcacggtggtggaggtggaggaggaggtcatgggggtggaggtggtggaggaggtcacggaggaggaggaggcggtggccACCACAACTTCCCCCCGCCCATGCCCAACATGGGGGGCCCTCCCATGCCCCCCAACCCCAACGGCATGCCCCCGCCCTGGATGCAGCCCCCGCCGCCCCCCATGGGCCAGGGACCCGCGCCCCCCGGACACCCCATGG GTCTGCTGCCCCCTCCGATGGGCATgatgcccccccctcctcctcctccaaacggACAGCCCCCACCGCCCCCCTCTGGCCCCCTGCCGCCATGGCAACAGCAGGcgcccccgccaccccccaccaGCAGCATGGGCAGCGCACCACTGCCATGGCAACAGA acacCCCCACCACGTCCAGTGGCAACCTGCCCCCTTGGCAGCAGCCCCAGCAGTCGGCCGGCTCCGGCGGCCAGCCCCCTCCCCCGATGGGCAACCCCTCCATGGGTGTGCCCCCTCCTCCGGGCGTCCAGCCTCCCTTGCCCCCCGGCGCTCCTCCCCCACCACCGCCGCCCCCGCCAGGCTCCGCAGGGATGATGTACgcccccccgccaccccctccGCCCATGGACCCCTCCAGCTTCGTCACCATGATGAGCATGCCAGGGATGCCCCCCTTCGGGATGCCCCCCgcgccccctcccccgcccccacAGAATTAA